CCATCATTGTTTGTATCTCCCACCTGAAGATTGGTTGAAGACCAGTTCCAAGCTCCTTTACCAGACAACCACCATCTCTGCGCTGTGTAACTTGATGCAGTCTTTAGAAACACCCAGAATCCCGTGTTTGCATTTCCATAGTTATACAAAGCCACAAGGTCTTCTCTTCCGTCTCCATTAACGTCG
This DNA window, taken from Candidatus Paceibacterota bacterium, encodes the following:
- a CDS encoding VCBS repeat-containing protein; its protein translation is YKYRTTTMSIWNFLSNGNRISSYKKTYTSTTWNLDSTKISHADVNGDGREDLVALYNYGNANTGFWVFLKTASSYTAQRWWLSGKGAWNWSSTNLQVGDTNNDGKDDIVPIYKY